The Clupea harengus chromosome 22, Ch_v2.0.2, whole genome shotgun sequence genomic sequence cactcactcattctcactGACGGCTGCTGATGTCACTGTAAACTTCAGAACTGTAGAAGGTCGCCGGGATACCAGTTCACTTGAACCCTTCGTCAATCGGAAACCACAGCCTGTCTCACGTGCTAATAAGCTGTCTCAGTGTAAAACTATGGAGCGTTTAACAGACCTTCAGCCACATGTTTCAATGGTGCATATGCATTAAAATAGTGCTGAGCACTTTTCTACACATAAAACGGTATTTATGAAAAGAGGTGGCAAacacagaattttttttatttgcagattGGTAACAGCAAGAAGAACTAACGGTGATGCACGTAGGCTAAACgtgtgtatcactgtgtgtatcactgtgtgtatCACTGCGGTCAGGAATTCTCACGCCTGTATCGTTACTTGAGTAGGCCCATTATTGCCATAACTGAATTGTCAACACAGCTATCATGCAAATTGTATAGGAAGGGACCACCCGGTTGACTGAGGTATATTGCAGCAATGTCAGGTTTTCACAGTGTAATCAGTGTAATTGACTGTACTCATATTGGAATACAGGCACCAAGAGAGGATTATCAGTGTGAGAatcctaaaaaaaacatttttgaaatCAATACCCACATTTTTTGAGACTCCAACTCCACTCTTTTTTTAAGGGAGGTTGGCATAGATAGGTTGTGGAGATATATCTACCTAGATATTAACATTACATGCGTGACAAAAGAGAAAAgcattttgagatgaaaatgaCCACAGAAATGCATGGTTCAATACATAGATTTTCTATTATTGACACTACTTAGGATttggtgaaggctttggagggcatagctcagactgaagcttcatGGAGAACGAAGCTTTATTGGCTAAAATCCGCTTTCTCATTTTACTGTCACTGTGGGAGAAGGAAGCTATTGGTTTTTGTGACTTGCGTTACATTTACCCCAGTAGATACGCCCCTAGACAAAAGCCATGATAGTGTTACATCGTTTCgtaataaatgaatgcatgttGTAGCACAGAAGCATGAAATAAGGTCTGTTACAGCTGACATCCCATATAAAACTGAGAGAACAGCCATTATGGTTGCTGATTATAGTAAAATCCCTCTGCTCCACCGGAAATAAGCTGGGCTGAAAACTCATGACTGTTTGTAGTATCTACTTGACATATTTATGGCAGAGTTATGTTAGTCTGAAGACAAAGGGTTCAAGTGTTATCAACAGATTCAGGGCAGCCTAAGATACCTAACACATGACAGAGGTGCACAgagctttctctttctgtctctcacttatccactcacatgcacattctTTCTACCATGTAAtactttctctgtgtattcattcattcattcactgcaGGAAGTAGTGAACATCCTAACCACCTAACCTCAGAGCCAGAGACTAATTCTTAAAAAGTCCTAGATTCACTCACTGTTTATTCAGTGCAGACTGGCTCTGATTTGAATTAATTGCTCATTAGTCAATTCATCCATATGTACTTCAGGGCAATCCCCATTCAACAACATGTTGGTTGATTGGCTGCATATTTTAGCGGAGTGTatctttttaacttcttcccagcaagcatgtttttttctggtcTCTGTTAGCCTAGGCAAATGACAACTATGTTAATCACAGATGGGTTATGTTTTGATgtcagcttgtttttttttttgtttttttatgtattttctcATTTGCAAATATGTACATTTAGGCTTGTTGTGCTGTGCACACAGAagtcatgtacagtatatcatgATCAGTGGGGTcgttgtctttgtttttgaagTGATGTTTGGTTCAgttctatttacatttattaatttatatagcgccattaACAACTGACAGTGTCTTAATGTACTTTACAGAGCCCGAAGCCTGAAATCCCCAGTACCCCtggtagagagatagacaagctgggggagaggagggatgtcaggagatgcagagagagtcAAAAGCAAGCAAAGGCAGTCATAGGCAGCAAACATATTAGGGTACATCCAGGTTATGTTTATACACTCAAAGGTAAAGTCCACTATTCTAACCCAGAAAATTCAGAGaattactctactctactactGGTGTTCTGGCGTGCAGTCTCTGGTGTTCAGTCTCTGGTGTTCAGTCTCTGGTGTTCTGGTGTTCAGACTCTGGTGTTCAGTCTCTGGTGTTCTGGTGTTCAGACTCTGGTGTTCAGACTCTGGTGTTCAGACTCTGGTGTTCTGGTGTTCAGACTCTGGTGTTCAGAATCTGGTGTTCTGGTGTTCAGACTCTGGTGTTCAGACTCTGGTGTTCAGTCTCTGGTGTTCAGTCTCTGGTGTTCAGTCTCTGGTGTTCTGGTGTTCAGACTCTGGTGTTCAGACTCTGGTGTTCTGGTGTTCAGACTCTGGTGTTCAGACTCTGGTGTTCAGACTCTGGTGTTCTGGTGTTCAGACTCTGGTGTTCAGACTCTGGTGTTCAGACTCTGGTGTTCTGGTGTTCAGACTCTGGTGTTCTGACTCTGGTGTTCAGACTCTGGTGTTCAGTCTCTGGTGTTCAGACTCTGGTGTTCTGGTGTTCAGACTCTGGTGTTCAGACTCTGGTGTTCTGGTGTTCAGACTCTGGTGTTCTGACTCTGGTGTTCAGACTCTGGTGTTCAGACTCTGGTGTTCTGGTGTTCAGACTCTGGTGTTCAGACTCTGGTGTTCTGGTGTGCAGTCTTGGCTCTGTGAACAGACATAGTTGTTCGGGCTAATCAACATGTTACTTCAGGAGCATAGAATGGAGGGGTGTAATTAGGGTGACCGAAatgttggtgatctcacccGATTGAATAGGCATCAactattcaacacaacagcagatgaattaagttgaacacatggAGGCGCACAAAGTGTActtacttgcacagacggcagtgctaaacgacgctcattagatcAACGCAGCATccggggggtaacatttgcccttacaagagcttACAAGAGCCAAAATGAGTCTCATGAAATGAACTGTATTATCAGTTTGGAACTGTTTGGAACTAATAACTAGGCCCACAACCAAAATGATCATATCAATAGCTAGTAAAGGTTGAAGGTCTTTAGAAAAGTATGTTTATGTAAGTCCTGATTAAATCACACAATGAATGAATTCATCTGTGGGTACTTCCAAGTGTATTTACAGTGTGGCGAATAGGGTTGCAGAGACTGAAATGGAGGCATTTAATATTCTTATTTTTATTAATAATCTCCCATTCTTATTTTTGCTTCAATGTTCTCCTGTTCTTATATTTACTATTAGCCACGCTGGAGGCTGGAGGATTAGCTATGCTCCAGCAGTGTCTATGCACCAGCCGCCACTACACAAAGGACTTTACTCTTCAACAAAGACTCTTTCTTTTATATACTACCATAGCCACAAACAACCTGGAGACCATGTCtagcttcacacagacacacacacacacacacacacacacacacacacacacacacacacacacacacacacacacacacacacacacacacacacaccacacacatatatatatacatgcttGTTTCTAGGGAAATGCTGGTAAATCAGAAACATGTGAGGCCACAGCCGCACTCCTGTGAAGCACCAGGGTACCAGCTCTGCTCTGCAGCTGGCATGGAGCTCCATAAATCCCTGGCTCCCAGATGAACCCCCACCAGAAAGCAGCGCACCGAGGGACCCCTAAATATCCAGCATCTGGCTGTGTGACGCTGGAGGGCCTCATCATTTCCAGTGTGTTGGCCCAAATGCCTGGAGCCAGCATGTGGTGTTGTTTTAAGTCATGcctccctccaaacacacacacacacgtgtgtaatCAGTGCCTGTTGAAGAAGACGGAAACATGGAGTGAAAGTTGCATTGTTTAATGCAGCCCAAGCATTGAAAGGACTAACAACTGTGTTCTGTTAATGACCTACTCACGTgaggtttgtgtgcatatgtgagtgagATCATGTTTCCTATGCCAGTCCTTTTAGGTGTCCATTAAGTAATAAGAAACACCTGATGACTGACAAAGTAAACTAGTTATTTTTCCATGCTCTAACCCATTCTCTTAAAACAacacttttaaaataaataggCTCCCCTGACTTGTTGAGTAAGGCTGTGCTGGCACACCCATCGTCTTAATGAAAAACATCATGGCATGACCTCTTTCGACAAATTCCAATTTTCAAATAGTCTCATGCTTCTTCAGTAATCTCTCTCAGGCAAATTAGGTGTCAATCACACTATGTAGGGACACATATCCGGAGTGGCTGGACAAATCAGTGGCATGGCAGCCCAGGCTTAATAGTGCCTCACAGAGAACAGCATTTCCCACTGCCTTGTAAAATTACTTGCCTTGTTTATTTGCTTTGTTCAAGGTGACTTCCTGTGAATCCAACATagtgggagagagcgagagagagagagagagagagagagagagagagagagagaaaaaacggaGGCATGGAAGGAGTAGGATTAAGAAACAGAGACTGTGAAAGGAACAGACAAATAGAGAAataggtgaggagagagagagaaaatgtagaAGGCAGTGTCAAGTTTAAGAAGCAGCGGGTGACATGAGGAGTTGTTCATTTACTGTCCCTTCTGTTCTTCTTGAAGCCTTGCAGTTTGCtgctcaaaaacaaacaagccacCTCAGCGACTGTCAATGTCAGGCCGATTTGTCTCATCTGAGCGTTCCTGTGCTGGAAGCgggacatgtttgtgtttgagtcatAGCCTGGGCACACGGGAAGGCTGCCGAGATGGCACTAGGCTCTGTTGATTCAGAGACTGACACAGAAAGCCACTTCAGAGATGGGGGTTGCAGGATCTAGGGGGCACAGATGGGGGCAGGGAATAGAGAGTAACACATCTTAATACGCATCCATAATTAAGAAAAACTGGGATACAGCACACAGAGCTGTGGAATTAGCACTGAATTACACATGACGCATACACATGACATGCAATTTGATATATACAATGTGATAGGAGCATCAACTTCACAAAAATTGCCAAGGGCTAGATTTATGTATGAATGTGGTTAAGCTAGTAACATTGCAAAAAACACAGCCACAAGCCCCTGTAATTTTACTCTTAGATTCCAAAACAGAAGAGACAGTTGACACAAACACTACAATAGAGTCTAATATAGGTTAACATTTTCAATGGGGATGTAGTGTAATTGGGATGATGTTATATTGAGGCTCTCCGTGGAGATGGAGGTAGATTCCTATTTCAGCAGCACAGAATAGGCTACAATGTTGTGCTAGACCACACTGTTGCACTGTGCGCCCGTTACCCATCTTGCACAGCCGCAAAAGCACAAGGAGTCTTTCATAGCGCTGCAATAAATTTGTCGACTTTAAGTCGACACAAATCTCAATACGGTCATCGTAAGTGTGCGCACTGCATGCATCACCCGAGAGAACAAGTCCGTTATCATGGGGCGCGATTGGCTCTAACATCTCATAAAACCATAAAAAAAACCGCCAATGCTGGTGAAAGCGAGAGATCGGTGGATGAATAACAATGAGCTTTGTTGGAGGCCTACGAGAACAGCGTTCATTGAAAGACCAGGCCGTCCAAAAAAAGTTCTACCGGTCAGCTAATTGAATGAAGGATAATCAGGCAGACGAGGCGACAGATGCTCGCGTGCCTTTACAACGGTGGCTGTAGGTCGAGCCGCTTGGCGCATTCCGCTGAaaaaggggaggagaaggaggagaaaactTCACCCCCGCAGCTTGAGCCGAACCTCATTTCAATTGTGCCCCCACCTGCTACGTCTATTGTCTGGAGTGAGCAAAGGGCAGCATATCAATGACTGCCTTAAATTCATGCCCTGACTTTATTGTTGGAGGAGGGATGAGCCTCAGCAATGATAGGCTTGGCTTTTATTCAACTTGACGATGATGATGTGTTATAAAGTTGTAGCTTACACCAAGATAGGCTACTTATTTATCTTGAGTATCCCTGGGTTCTGCCCGTCTGTGTGCATTGAGTGTATTTATCCACCAATCCATCAACATATATCCTACTTCTTCCTAAGCTGTGAGAAGATCTCTCTGAAAATAGTAAATATTTTGCAAAGAAGAAGATAGCTCCATCTTTCAGAATGCTTTTTGAGTCGACTGCCCTCCTTGACTAAACCATTTGCATAATTAGTGCATTTGTTCACACGTTTGAAGAAGTAAGAGTTTAAAACAGCATAGGGGATTTCTTTTGATAAGAGACCATGCCTAAATGTATTAAGCTTGCATCTGCTTTTACTTAGCGtctccatatttttttttttcgaactAAAGGGAGGGGGCATTCCAGCGCCCCTGAAATGTGTAGAAATTCAGGCGGACTTTGACGTCTTTGTTCTGCCAATGTGATTAGCGCTTCGTCCCGCGCTAGGATAATTGCATTACCTCTCTGTGCCTACCGCGCCAAAGCCAGCACCCATCCGTATCAAACTAGGTTAAAAAATTGAGTCTATGCGTTTGGCAAAGAAATGCAAACGTTTTATAAACATAGCTAGTATGAAAAgaataaatgaacaaacaaaagaaacgcATTAGGCGACCCTTGCCTTAGTATTCCAGGGGCACAAACACCCAAATTTAGGGGGCCCTTTTTCTTAATAACTATTCTAAACAAAACGCATTCTTAAAGCAGTTGGACTTAAGGGCCGAATGAAAGATGCATCCTGGTCAGAACTAGAGCAATAAggtatttaataataataataacaataatactaaGATCTGGTGCCTCCATGCACCCGTGCACAAACATAACCTACGTGTTTAATAAAGCTGGTAAAACGCCATGCCGTCTACAGTTAATACATCTGTTGGTGCTTTTGAAAAGGCTTTCCGAGATGTGTGCTTATAATCTTTGATCGCCCCGTCCTGAGGGAGCAAAACGTGAGCTAACGCAATAGGATTTGCTTCGCTGTGTAAAAGACACTAATTTTGCTCTTAGTATTTTGAATAGGAGTTTGTGCAAGGCTGAATGGGCGCAATGACCGGGGTTCGGTGCCAGCGACCCTCGCCAGATGGCAATGGTATTGCAAGGTCCCAGTTGCGCACGTTCACCTTGACAAGCTCACACGGATATTATTTTTTGGAACGGATCTGCTATTCGACATGGTTTCAGAGCTTTGTAAACTGAAATTATTCACGGGGACAAAAATGTCCACCGGCGTGACTCAGTCTAAAACCCATTCATTAAAGCCTTTTCACCACCAAGCTTATGGTTGGAGCGCTGAAAGATGAGGAACGCATGAGAACATATCCTCATCCTTAAAATATAATTTATGAGAGTGAAAGGGGGCAATAAGTATAGAATATAAATAATGCCCAATATCGCCAATATTTTTAATACTGTCAGAAATATGATATTGTAGCAAGTGATCGAGCCTAATTCCATCAAAGTGATTTGAACTTGAAGTCGACACAGCATATCAAAACTTTGCGTGAGAGTGCATATCTGTTGCACCACTGCCCTCGATTCTACTCAaccattaaatacattttagtcTGTGGTGGTGAATAATTAAATATCCAACCAAACGTCGATGGTGAAAGTTTGTCTTGAGTTATTTTGTCTTGCCTCTTTgttgaggaggagggaggacaggaggggagagagggagagagtgaatcCGAAAGGGCGgggtttctctcccccccctgtcGCTTTAATATGGATCTATAGCCGGTTTCTGTTCAATGGTCACCGACAGGGAGGGTTGAGGGGCAGTACTTGATTTAGGAAGCGTTTTGTCCTCACGGAGCAGAGCTGAGACGCAGTTTTTTCTCCCCTAAGAGCTGGGCTATTTGGGGCAGTCAGTCTGAAGTGGCAACCCAGACAGCGGGAGACACGGCAAcgagcgcacatacacacatactaaccAGAACCTGCGCTCTGCTTAAGTGGATGCGTGCAACAGATTTCTCTCCGGCGAACAGAGAAGATATTGTGGGGTTGGTCACATTTTCAACAGATTTCAGTGTGTATCTCCTGCGTTTTTAACCAAACAGTGTGACAATCTCTGTGAGAATGCTTTTTAACCGATAACTTTGGGCACAACAAAGCAATTTGGTCtcaaaaacgtttttttttctctcgattTAAGTTCCCTGAACGTAAAGGAGAAGGACTACAAACATGGATATCAACAGGAACTGCGCGTTTATTTTTATAAGAACATTGAAACTTCTTGTGGTGATGACACTGGCCCAACATGTTACTGGTAAGACACTTAAGTATCAGGTTTACGAAGAACAAAAGGTTGGAACTGTTATTGCACGACTAAAAGAGGATGTAGCTGATGTTTTATCGAAACTTCCCAGCTCAGTAGCTTTGCGTTTCAAGGCAATGCAAAGAGGGAGCACACCCCTACTGTCTGTGCGCGAACAAGACGGCGAGATCAGCATCAGGTCaaaaatagacagagaaaaACTGTGCGAGAAAAATGTGAACTGTTCTATCGAATTTGACGTGTTGACCCTCCCTACGGAACATTTGCAGTTGTTCCACGTcgaagtacaaatacttgaCATCAATGACAACGCTCCTCAGTTTTCGCGGTCAGTAATTCCTATAGAGATTTCTGAAAGTGCGGCTGTAGGCGCACGGATTCCCTTGGACAGCGCAACGGACCCTGATGTCGGAGATAACTCTCTTAACACATACTCTCTGACCCCAGCGACGGACTTTTTCATGATTGATATCCTCACACGAACCGACGGTGCCAAATATGCAGAGCTCGTTGTGCTTAGGGAATTGGACAGAGAGACACGGTCAAGCTATGAACTTCAATTAATAGCCTCGGATAAGGGCGTTCCCCCCAAATCTGGCTCAACGCTCCTCAAAATCAACATTGCGGACTCAAACGACAACAACCCTGTCTTTGAGAAGCCATCTTATGTGATTAATTTATTGGAAAATTCACCTCTCGGCTCCATGATAATTGATCTGAACGCCACAGACCCTGACGAGGGCACCAATGGAAAAATTGTCTATTCTTTCAGTACTCATGTTTCCCCGAAAATTCAGGAGACATTTAAAATTAACTCAGACAGTGGGGAACTGACTGTGATTAAAAAGATTGACTATGAGACCACCAACTCTTTTGATATTGATATTCAAGCACAAGACCTTGGCCCCAATTCAATGCCAGCACACTGTAAGGTCATCATCAAAGTTGTAGATGTGAACGACAACAAGCCAGAGATCAGCATCAATTTAATGTCACCAGGAAATGAGGAAGTGGCATACATATCTGAAGGTGCGTCTGTGGACACTTTTGTTGCCCTGGTGAGAGTGGATGACAAGGACACCGGGCTGAATGGAGAGGTGACATGTAGGCTTCATGGGCAAGGACACTTCCGGCTCCAGGAGACCTACGAGAAAAACTACATGATACTGACCGATATCACTCTGGACAGGGAGAAGAGGTCAGAGTACAGCCTCACAGTGATCGCAGAGGACCGTGGTTCACCCAGCCAGTCCACCATCAAACATTTCACAGTGCAGGTCCTGGACGAGAATGACAACGCACCACAGTTCGAAAAGAGCCTCTACGAGGTCTTCAAGCCAGAGAACAATCCGCCAGGGGCATACCTCACCTCTGTGGTGGCCGTGGACCCTGACCAGGGCCTCAATGGCCAGGTGAGCTACAACATCTTGGAAAGCTTGGTTGAGGGCAGTTCTGTCTCCACCTACGTGACCGTGGATCCATCCAATGGTGCTGTTTATGCACTCCGCTCATTTGACCGTGAGGACGTGAGCCGAGTTGTCTTCACCATCCTGGCCCAGGACGCTGGAAACCCAGGCCTGAGCAGTAACGTTACCATGGTGCTGACACTGTTGGACGAGAACGACAACCCGCCCTTCATCGTCTCCCCCCAGCTATGGAACCACACAGCCGATGTGCCTGTCTCCCGCTACACCGCTGCAGGCCAGGTGCTGACCACCATCCGGGCCACGGACAAGGACGCCGGAGCCAACGGCGAGCTCACCTGCATCATTGTTGCTGGCAACGAGGCCGGCTACCTCACTATGGAGGCCAACACGTGTGAGATCCGTGCCAACATCAGCGTGGAGCAGATACCTGTGGATCACATGGAGGTTACAGCTCTGGTTCAGGATAAGGGGGCAACGCCACTGACCGCCAGAGCTGTGCTGAAGTTCACCATCTACGAAAACATGGACAGCtccattcacacgcacacagctgaCGGGGGGGAGGCCTCCCTTGACGTGTCcctgatcatcatcatctctctggCGGCCATCTGTGCTATGCTCCTTACCATTATGGTGGCCTTTGCGGTCCGCTGTGGCCGTGAGAAGAAAGACACTCATTCCTACAACTGCCGGGTGGCAGAGTCCACCTACCAGCATCACCCCAAGAAGCCTGCCAGGCAGATCCACAAAGGCGACATCACTCTAGTGCCCACAGTCAATGGAACCCTACCCATCCGGGCACACCACCGCTCTCCGGCAGATTCGCCCGTGGCAGAGAGGGCACAAATGAGCAGTCGGCAGAGCCACCATAGCCGCCAGTCGCTCAACAGCCTGGTTACCATTTCATCCAATCACATCCCAGAGAGCTTTGCCTTGGAACTGGCCCATGCTACCCAACCTGTGGAGGTAAGAGCAcatttttacacaaacacaagctgacacatacacagaaatacgtacacacacatgcacacacacacacacacacacacacacacacacacatacatatgtacacacacgtgcacacacactcatacaaaggcacacacacacacacacacacacacacacacacacacactcacacacacgtgcacacgcacgcacatacacacacatgcacacacatgcacacacactacatttcttcacactcatacacacaagctTCTCAATAGTCAACCCATTAACCATGGTTGATAAAGTGAGTAGAGACCAAGGATGTAGTGAGAAATGTAGTTGTAGTTTGTACCATATTCTCATTGTTTTCATCATCCTGCCTTGTTCTTTATTCATCAGCCCATATTCATGTCTAGATGTTTGACATGCATGTGATTGCCTGCAATTTGTTTTCATTGCATGTGTCTGTCAACAAGTCACTTCACCTCATTGTCattcattgtgtgtctgtggtgttctCCATcagtattcatttttttttatttgtgtcatTTATTTTGAATATAGCAAGTCTCACAGCTTCTGTCAATGCTCCATCAGGGCCACTACCAACCAAGACCAAGTTTCCGAGGAAATAAGTACTCAAGGAACTACAGGTAACTACGACATGaaatttcatttgaatttggTTAAGACAACAGTTAATTTAGCAGGACACTTCCAATTCAAAATGTGCCTCAGTGGCACAGGAGAAAGAAATTCTCTGTTGCCTTGGTCACCCGAGTTTGTTGCAATGCCATTGGACAGCTCATCACATGAGGT encodes the following:
- the pcdh18a gene encoding protocadherin-18a isoform X1 translates to MDINRNCAFIFIRTLKLLVVMTLAQHVTGKTLKYQVYEEQKVGTVIARLKEDVADVLSKLPSSVALRFKAMQRGSTPLLSVREQDGEISIRSKIDREKLCEKNVNCSIEFDVLTLPTEHLQLFHVEVQILDINDNAPQFSRSVIPIEISESAAVGARIPLDSATDPDVGDNSLNTYSLTPATDFFMIDILTRTDGAKYAELVVLRELDRETRSSYELQLIASDKGVPPKSGSTLLKINIADSNDNNPVFEKPSYVINLLENSPLGSMIIDLNATDPDEGTNGKIVYSFSTHVSPKIQETFKINSDSGELTVIKKIDYETTNSFDIDIQAQDLGPNSMPAHCKVIIKVVDVNDNKPEISINLMSPGNEEVAYISEGASVDTFVALVRVDDKDTGLNGEVTCRLHGQGHFRLQETYEKNYMILTDITLDREKRSEYSLTVIAEDRGSPSQSTIKHFTVQVLDENDNAPQFEKSLYEVFKPENNPPGAYLTSVVAVDPDQGLNGQVSYNILESLVEGSSVSTYVTVDPSNGAVYALRSFDREDVSRVVFTILAQDAGNPGLSSNVTMVLTLLDENDNPPFIVSPQLWNHTADVPVSRYTAAGQVLTTIRATDKDAGANGELTCIIVAGNEAGYLTMEANTCEIRANISVEQIPVDHMEVTALVQDKGATPLTARAVLKFTIYENMDSSIHTHTADGGEASLDVSLIIIISLAAICAMLLTIMVAFAVRCGREKKDTHSYNCRVAESTYQHHPKKPARQIHKGDITLVPTVNGTLPIRAHHRSPADSPVAERAQMSSRQSHHSRQSLNSLVTISSNHIPESFALELAHATQPVEQVSQLLSMLHQGHYQPRPSFRGNKYSRNYRYGLQDMDKFSLKDSGRGDSDAGDSDCDMGRESPIDRLLGEGFSDLFHMDGHQRLHPAMRLCTEECRILGHSDQCWMPSVPSPASTSSDYRTNMYIPGEESSQEALVEDDQQSVDSTGDRKKSFSTFGKESEEDCGMGGSLLSEMSSVFQRLLPPSLDTYGECNEMAERTIAMENHRGFLPGKLSSSSSTYPQGVAAWAANTHFQNPSNTSANHVATPTHGPTNHVTATTQTHLKWLPAMEEIPENYEEDELDSMLGHLQGKRSDSRHEVTMDAGELVAEINKLLVDVRQS
- the pcdh18a gene encoding protocadherin-18a isoform X2, coding for MDINRNCAFIFIRTLKLLVVMTLAQHVTGKTLKYQVYEEQKVGTVIARLKEDVADVLSKLPSSVALRFKAMQRGSTPLLSVREQDGEISIRSKIDREKLCEKNVNCSIEFDVLTLPTEHLQLFHVEVQILDINDNAPQFSRSVIPIEISESAAVGARIPLDSATDPDVGDNSLNTYSLTPATDFFMIDILTRTDGAKYAELVVLRELDRETRSSYELQLIASDKGVPPKSGSTLLKINIADSNDNNPVFEKPSYVINLLENSPLGSMIIDLNATDPDEGTNGKIVYSFSTHVSPKIQETFKINSDSGELTVIKKIDYETTNSFDIDIQAQDLGPNSMPAHCKVIIKVVDVNDNKPEISINLMSPGNEEVAYISEGASVDTFVALVRVDDKDTGLNGEVTCRLHGQGHFRLQETYEKNYMILTDITLDREKRSEYSLTVIAEDRGSPSQSTIKHFTVQVLDENDNAPQFEKSLYEVFKPENNPPGAYLTSVVAVDPDQGLNGQVSYNILESLVEGSSVSTYVTVDPSNGAVYALRSFDREDVSRVVFTILAQDAGNPGLSSNVTMVLTLLDENDNPPFIVSPQLWNHTADVPVSRYTAAGQVLTTIRATDKDAGANGELTCIIVAGNEAGYLTMEANTCEIRANISVEQIPVDHMEVTALVQDKGATPLTARAVLKFTIYENMDSSIHTHTADGGEASLDVSLIIIISLAAICAMLLTIMVAFAVRCGREKKDTHSYNCRVAESTYQHHPKKPARQIHKGDITLVPTVNGTLPIRAHHRSPADSPVAERAQMSSRQSHHSRQSLNSLVTISSNHIPESFALELAHATQPVEGHYQPRPSFRGNKYSRNYRYGLQDMDKFSLKDSGRGDSDAGDSDCDMGRESPIDRLLGEGFSDLFHMDGHQRLHPAMRLCTEECRILGHSDQCWMPSVPSPASTSSDYRTNMYIPGEESSQEALVEDDQQSVDSTGDRKKSFSTFGKESEEDCGMGGSLLSEMSSVFQRLLPPSLDTYGECNEMAERTIAMENHRGFLPGKLSSSSSTYPQGVAAWAANTHFQNPSNTSANHVATPTHGPTNHVTATTQTHLKWLPAMEEIPENYEEDELDSMLGHLQGKRSDSRHEVTMDAGELVAEINKLLVDVRQS